In the genome of Mytilus edulis chromosome 3, xbMytEdul2.2, whole genome shotgun sequence, one region contains:
- the LOC139518073 gene encoding glycerophosphodiester phosphodiesterase domain-containing protein 5-like isoform X2, translating into MVNHAKLQYYKQNYCLVCMTGLLGCRWHRYKQSTRDSRKRDLVVFTLVLLTFLFIDFLLYYVLIAKNDVYNLNWYMFWEFKKWISMHTILLAVVVTLFCYLFLLMILSVCHVINGHQLYTHPVHIVFVVLCLCFCIAVTVVLDELWKTEWAVVWLSLKITGPFLQIGVVTLMTALTWIIAKQWLTLSTCCVQFVWLTVYLIVMSGLYISPLFIESPCVKVIKDIPHKPNIIGHRGAPALAPENTLISFQTAMNYNVYGIETDIRLSYDGVPFVFHDSTFRRTTNIADVFPDYIDSSVSAFNISEIKQLNVGSWFLKENPFGTVGDLSDEEKNIYNSQSIPTFEELLTFVNKTDLILMVDVFGTSEWHPEHNRTREIYMEMIKNSGIPKSRVWVTGNHKDYNVTSIPFPETNNPVQYVMRDNFTHVNFEHHMLSGEEIKEFQKYNITTNVFQVSAVWLYSLYWCMGLSSVTSDKCHVLERLKEPIWHLPPRNYLILWIAVDVLSALAVITIFIVQRRRILRSTFSPKQVYFTDVIIGPKRPGN; encoded by the exons ATGGTGAATCATGCTAAGCTACAGTACTATAAACAGAACTATTGTCTTGTTTGCATGACAGGACTGTTAGGATGCAGATGGCACCGCTACAAACAGTCAACAAGAGACAGTCGCAAG AGAGATTTGGTTGTGTTTACACTTGTACTGCTGACATTCCTGTTTATAGATTTTCTACTCTATTATGTCCTCATAGCTAAAAATGATGTTTATAACTTGAACTG GTACATGTTTTGGGAGTTTAAGAAATGGATCTCAATGCATACAATTCTGTTAGctgttgttgttactttgttttgttatttatttttgttaatg attttatcTGTGTGCCATGTGATCAACGGCCATCAGCTTTATACACATCCTGTCCATATAGTGTTTGTTGTGTTGTGTCTATGTTTTTGTATAGCAGTTACTGTAGTTTTGGATGAGTTATGGAAAACAGAATGGGCAGTTGTTTGGCTGTctttaaag aTTACTGGTCCATTCCTTCAGATTGGAGTAGTTACACTAATGACTGCATTAACATGGATCATAGCCAAACAGTGGCTAACTTTGTCTACTTGTT GTGTGCAATTTGTTTGGTTGACAGTTTATTTAATTGTGATGTCAGGACTGTACATATCACCACTATTTATAGAATCACCTTGTGTCAAGGTCATTAAAGATATACctcataaaccaaatataataGGCCATAGAGGAGCACCAGCT TTAGCTCCAGAAAATACTCTAATTTCATTCCAAACTGCCATGAACTACAATGTATATGGTATAGAGACTGATATAAGATTAAG TTATGATGGAGTGCCCTTTGTTTTTCATGATTCCACATTCCGTCGTACGACAAACATTGCTGATGTCTTTCCTGATTATATAGATAGTTCCGTATCAGCATTTAACATATCAGAAATAAAACAACTCAATGTTGGGTCTTGGTTTTTAAAG GAGAATCCTTTTGGAACTGTTGGAGATTTGTCTGATGAAGAAAAGAACATTTACAACAGTCAGAGCATTCCAACCTTTGAGGAGTTATTAACGTTTGTAAACAAGACAGATTTGATTCTAATGGTGGATGTATTCGGAACATCAGAGTGGCATCCAGAACACAACAGAACTAGGGAAATTTACATGGAGATGATTAAAAACAGTGGTATTCCAAAATCCAGG GTATGGGTAACAGGTAACCACAAAGACTATAATGTAACAAGCATTCCTTTTCCTGAAACCAATAATCCTGTACAATATGTGATGCGAGATAACTTTACACATGTCAATTTTGAGCACCATATGCTCTCTGGAGAGGAAATTAA GGAATTCCAGAAGTATAACATTACAACCAATGTATTTCAAGTTAGTGCAGTATGGTTGTACTCCTTGTACTGGTGTATGGGTTTGTCCTCAGTCACTTCAGATAAATGTCATGTTCTAGAAAGGCTGAAGGAACCTATCTGGCATTTA CCACCAAGGAATTATTTGATACTATGGATAGCCGTAGATGTTTTATCAGCTTTAGCTGTCATAACAATATTTATAGTTCAAAG AAGACGAATTCTGAGATCTACGTTCAGTCCTAAACAAGTATATTTTACTGATGTTATTATTGGTCCTAAAAGACCAGGAAATTAA
- the LOC139518074 gene encoding zinc finger protein 107-like, protein MDENYPKTINGVCIKVEPHSPAVMSKDTRFDESFSRQKSAFENGTSEYPSGHNEKVAMDMHDLNGRQTPSYSHSSSEFSGSGFGFGQSNCFDNLRKPSSPAFSDELKGGMSSLDSNYNTSTPSVKENMSPRVPLSYHMSKGAPPSMLGDSIYSYASFNENNYSKINMMLKTPTNGNDFDETDSKLNLTYPGTARPIGKKAHLPKRYKCAMCAYKTRYKSDLNRHVRKHAVAGYNCDICNMPFKTVGNVEFHKRREHADTYVATKQEKKPKFNCKLCTFRTMQSSELTRHVRKHYVAKFTCTLCNRPFMSSGSLVHHERSYHNMNNKDTVQNGENGDPAAEQNGDHTEPIIESDDENYQTSINKEQTQTNDGHNNPMNSEYEQSNGNTNGLSKTNAAVATNGNTFHNGDDLESKEDEMVDGTQDKPLTNGFDDESKGDDGIAKHKCQFCNKSFGRKLVLDYHLKNIHKMKIREDDSAFLEYDDDYDLALDMSIQELENSESPTQEAKVPRHVEREDYKHMRHQCPFCAYATNYKSTYDRHVKKHDLECHICHVCRMPFITYGHMQRHIRDNHPDYHLSMINQSNSEKGISPGKDEMNGNGKPPLKMAFKRDNDRPFQSGVANYQAVALNGHADANKNFCPVVPSKRKKHPPIQRQMEPGVTMEPPATGRFAKLVSDFDDFASRPFACALCFFRTRSVDELTKHTQNHLTGCNPQPVPDTARFNMAFMQHFQNKQAPKIERPEPIRPTVQHNVPGFRKPNHKLQDVISKLWKEPKPAVKMEEEPEEEEDSSHNISDSIVPTFSVHYRKDKTNLTRPYLCLLCRKRFRLLTILKQHFRQTHSESQINTKSYTCSICGEVFNSPVLLQEHHDFTHKMQS, encoded by the coding sequence atGGACGAGAACTACCCGAAGACTATTAATGGAGTGTGCATTAAAGTAGAACCTCACAGTCCGGCAGTCATGTCAAAAGATACCAGATTTGACGAAAGTTTCTCTCGCCAAAAGTCAGCTTTCGAAAATGGAACAAGTGAATATCCATCAGGCCACAATGAAAAAGTTGCCATGGATATGCATGATTTAAATGGACGACAAACACCCTCATACAGTCATTCATCGTCTGAATTTTCGGGATCTGGTTTTGGTTTTGGTCAGTCGAATTGTTTTGATAATCTGAGAAAACCTTCATCGCCAGCATTCTCGGATGAACTTAAAGGTGGAATGTCTTCATTGGATTCTAATTACAACACCTCCACACCCTCGGTAAAGGAAAACATGTCACCGCGCGTTCCACTGTCATATCATATGTCAAAAGGGGCGCCACCGTCAATGCTTGGTGACAGTATATATAGCTACGCCTCTTTTAATGAAAACAATTACTCTAAAATCAATATGATGTTAAAAACTCCAACAAATGGGAACGATTTTGATGAAACAGATTCTAAACTTAATCTGACGTATCCAGGAACAGCTAGACCGATTGGCAAAAAAGCACATCTTCCAAAACGTTACAAATGTGCAATGTGCGCCTATAAAACTAGATATAAATCTGATTTGAACCGTCATGTCCGGAAACACGCAGTTGCAGGATATAATTGCGACATATGTAATATGCCATTTAAAACAGTTGGAAATGTAGAATTTCATAAAAGAAGAGAACATGCTGATACATATGTTGCTACAAAACAGGAGAAAAAACctaaatttaactgtaaattgTGTACTTTTAGAACCATGCAAAGTTCGGAACTTACTCGTCATGTTCGAAAACATTACGTTGCAAAGTTCACATGCACTTTATGTAATCGTCCTTTCATGTCGTCTGGTAGTCTTGTACACCACGAGAGATCTTATCataatatgaataacaaagacACCGTTCAGAATGGCGAAAACGGCGATCCAGCTGCTGAACAAAATGGCGATCACACGGAACCAATAATAGAAAGTGATGATGAGAATTACCAGACCAGTATAAATAAGGAACAAACTCAAACAAATGACGGCCATAATAATCCAATGAATAGTGAATATGAACAATCAAATGGAAACACCAATGGTTTGTCCAAAACTAATGCAGCGGTAGCAACAAACGGTAATACTTTCCACAATGGCGATGATTTAGAAAGTAAAGAAGATGAGATGGTGGACGGAACACAGGACAAACCGTTAACAAATGGGTTTGATGATGAATCTAAAGGTGATGATGGTATAGCCAAACACAAATGTCAGTTCTGTAACAAATCTTTCGGCCGGAAACTTGTATTGGACTATCACTTGAAAAACattcataaaatgaaaataagggaGGACGACAGTGCTTTCTTAGAATATGATGACGACTATGACTTAGCATTAGATATGTCTATCCAGGAACTCGAAAACAGTGAATCTCCTACACAAGAGGCAAAAGTTCCTAGACATGTGGAACGGGAAGATTACAAGCACATGCGTCATCAGTGTCCATTCTGTGCATATGCAACCAACTATAAAAGTACATATGACCGTCACGTGAAGAAACATGACTTAGAGTGTCACATTTGTCACGTTTGTAGAATGCCATTTATCACATATGGACACATGCAGCGTCATATCCGTGACAATCATCCAGATTATCACCTTAGTATGATAAATCAGTCCAATTCCGAAAAAGGTATTTCACCAGGAAAAGATGAAATGAATGGCAATGGAAAGCCGCCGCTTAAAATGGCCTTTAAGCGAGACAACGATAGACCTTTTCAATCCGGTGTAGCTAATTATCAGGCCGTAGCTTTAAATGGTCACGCAGACGCCAATAAAAACTTTTGTCCAGTAGTTCCTTCAAAACGAAAGAAACATCCACCAATCCAACGTCAAATGGAACCGGGTGTAACGATGGAGCCGCCAGCAACTGGAAGATTTGCAAAGTTAGTTTCGGATTTCGACGATTTCGCTTCCCGTCCGTTTGCGTGTGCTTTATGCTTCTTTAGGACACGTAGTGTTGATGAGTTGACCAAACACACTCAGAACCATCTAACAGGATGTAATCCGCAGCCTGTTCCAGACACAGCTCGGTTTAACATGGCGTTTATGCAACATTTCCAGAACAAACAGGCTCCAAAGATAGAACGACCTGAACCTATACGTCCGACTGTACAACATAATGTACCAGGTTTCAGAAAACCCAATCACAAGTTACAAGATGTTATATCAAAACTTTGGAAGGAACCTAAACCAGCTGTTAAAATGGAAGAGGAACCTGAGGAGGAAGAAGACAGTTCTCATAACATCTCAGATTCTATCGTTCCAACTTTCTCTGTCCACTATCGGAAAGACAAAACTAACCTCACAAGACCATACTTATGTCTGTTGTGTCGAAAAAGATTTAGATTATTGACAATTTTGAAGCAGCATTTCCGACAAACTCACAGTGAAtcacaaataaacacaaaatcttatacatgtagtatctgCGGCGAGGTGTTTAATAGTCCTGTGCTGTTGCAAGAGCATCATGATTTTACGCATAAAATGCAATCATAG